A genomic segment from Phragmites australis chromosome 6, lpPhrAust1.1, whole genome shotgun sequence encodes:
- the LOC133921080 gene encoding uncharacterized protein LOC133921080 — translation MATATMATAAGAAALLYYTLNRRLHTERLNQEGGCGSGRDVAVRAAPDSPSRSRVSRRDVRAPATWLETISTLSETLRFTYSETLGKWPIGDLAFGISFLLKRQGNLSVSSIYAGDDSVELKGTEVIADLKYLLNLLTLCWHFSKKPFPLFLEATGYSAEDVLMQEPKAGILKPAFTILLDNDRQCILLLVRGTHSIRDTLTAATGAVVPFHHTIVQEGGVSDLILGYAHFGMVAAARWIAKLAAPCLAEALHTYPDFKIKIVGHSLGGGTAALLTYILREQQEFASTTCVAFAPAACMTWELAESGMHFITTVINGADLVPTFSAASVDDLRSEVTASAWLNDLRHQIEQTRILSTFYRSASALGSRLPSIANAKARVAGAGAILKPVSSGTQVVMRRACSVAQAAWTRPALQLSSWTCIGPRRRNNASSTSTVTSEETRISSGGSESTSLLTETTVETTEIVASETIQCPSEEVQSSVAVAADAVGMLDDKVDSDEDIVDHHVDEDRMTDVELWQQLENELYRKREGENDDIVEEMTESTIAEVGGAAEAVLSETKEVHRFYPPGKIMHILTSSREETVDEEESDDHQDDTNGEPHCSMGIFLTPRSLYGKLRLSKMMINDHYMPIYRRNIEQLIVVLQKDSSAPTGDSANNISS, via the exons ATGGCGACCGCAACAATGGCAACCGCTGCTGGCGCTGCCGCGCTGCTCTACTATACGCTGAACCGCCGTCTGCACACAGAGAGGCTAAATCAGGAAGGGGGGTGCGGTAGTGGCAGGGATGTAGCAGTCAGGGCCGCGCCGGATTCTCCCAGCAGGAGCCGGGTGTCGCGGAGGGATGTGCGTGCCCCTGCCACGTGGCTAGAGACAATCTCAACTCTGTCAGAGACACTGCGGTTCACGTACTCGGAGACCCTTGGGAAGTGGCCCATTGGGGACCTTGCTTTCGGGATCAGCTTCCTCCTCAAGAGGCAG GGAAACTTATCTGTATCAAGCATATATGCTGGAGATGATAGTGTGGAGCTCAAAGGAACTGAAGTAATTGCTGACTTGAAGTATCTTTTGAATTTGTTGACACTATGTTGGCATTTTTCCAAAAAGCCATTCCCATTGTTTTTGGAGGCGACTGGCTATTCAGCGGAGGATGTTCTAATGCAAGAACCTAAAGCAGGA ATTTTGAAGCCAGCTTTCACGATTTTACTTGATAATGACAGACAATGTATACTTCTATTAGTTAGGGGAACCCATAGCATCAGAGATACCCTAACAGCTGCTACTGGTGCTGTAGTTCCCTTTCACCATACAATTGTACAGGAAGGCGGTGTTAGTGATTTAATTTTAGGATATGCACATTTTGGGATGGTTGCAGCAGCTAGGTGGATTGCAAAGCTTGCTGCTCCTTGTCTAGCAGAAGCATTGCATACGTATCCAGATTTTAAAATAAAG ATTGTTGGACATTCACTTGGGGGTGGTACAGCTGCTCTTTTGACATACATCCTGAGGGAGCAGCAGGAGTTTGCTTCTACTACTTGTGTGGCATTTGCTCCAG CTGCTTGTATGACATGGGAACTGGCAGAATCAGGAATGCATTTTATCACTACAGTAATCAATGGAGCTGATTTGGTTCCAACATTTTCAGCTGCTTCAGTTGATGATCTCCGTTCAGAG GTGACCGCATCTGCTTGGCTAAACGATCTCCGTCACCAAATTGAGCAAACCAGAATTCTGAGCACTTTTTATCGATCTGCATCTGCCTTGGGTTCACGACTTCCTTCTATAGCAAATGCTAAAGCAAGAGTAGCTGGTGCTGGTGCCATCCTAAAACCTGTATCTTCCGGAACACAG GTTGTAATGAGGAGAGCTTGCAGTGTAGCACAGGCAGCATGGACAAGACCAGCACTACAACTATCCTCATGGACATGTATAGGGCCAAGGCGGCGAAATAATGCTTCATCTACCTCAACTGTTACCTCAGAAGAAACAAGAATTTCTAGTGGTGGGTCTGAGTCTACTTCACTGTTGACTGAAACCACTGTAGAAaccacagagatagttgcatcgGAAACTATACAGTGTCCATCAGAAGAGGTTCAGAGTTCCGTTGCTGTGGCGGCTGATGCTGTTGGTATGTTGGATGACAAAGTAGATAGTGATGAAGACATCGTTGATCACCATGTGGATGAGGATAGGATGACTGATGTAGAGCTATGGCAGCAACTTGAAAATGAGTTGTACCGAAAGAGGGAGGGAGAAAACGACGACATTGTGGAAGAGATGACTGAAAGCACTATTGCTGAGGTCGGAGGCGCAGCTGAAGCTGTGCTTAGTGAGACAAAGGAAGTGCATAGATTTTACCCTCCAGGAAAAATCATGCATATATTAACTTCCAGCAGAGAAGAGACAGTTGATGAAGAGGAGTCAGATGATCATCAGGATGATACGAATGGAGAGCCCCATTGCAGCATGGGGATCTTCTTGACGCCAAGATCTTTGTATGGCAAACTGAGGCTTTCGAAAATGATGATCAATGATCATTACATGCCTATATATAGAAGAAACATTGAGCAGCTTATTGTTGTGCTTCAGAAGGATTCGTCTGCTCCTACGGGTGATAGCGCTAACAATATATCTTCATAG